The Portunus trituberculatus isolate SZX2019 chromosome 50, ASM1759143v1, whole genome shotgun sequence genome includes the window tTAATTTGTTCCATGACGGAGCTCGTATCTAAAAAGTTCGTATCTCACACCAATTTTTTCCATTGAAATTTAATTAAATGCTATTAATCTGTTTCAGCCTCCCCAAAAAAAAGATCACCTCTCTTTTCTTACGTGTTTTCAGGTTTAAAAAAGGTATCCATATACAATAATTATTGCACAGAAACAttttaaaacataacaaaagataatatgaatagataaactactcttataaagtatatttatctcgGAGGATGCATTCCACGGGCCGTTACCAAGGAGGTTATATCGAAAAAGACGCCATGTACCTATCCCGCTTTACCAAAAAGAGTGATTGATGCCAGTGGGCTGAGCTTACGATCGCAACCCCAAAAACATTGCCCTCTCCCGTGTTAAGCAATGGTATATTGccgctttctttttcattgctagaggaaaactcagaaagaactgatggtttAACTTAAgtaaaccacattatagtttcctaTATATGTCATGTAGACCTATTATTAACGGTTAGTCCAAAATACCTGCAATATTGAAAGTAATACAGCACGATGTTTCTGGGAGAAATTACggcaaaagatttttttttcttttttcgtttaatgcatgacaaggaacaaatagtgaagtaaaatttcCGTGACTGATGCTTTTCCACCGCACAAtgacatgaaatcacacatcattctaaataaaagctagagagagagataattttgacgtgttaaccccttcgttaCCGACTCCGTGACCCCCGTGCGGCCCAACCCCCATCCCCCGAACCGAGTTTTTTCACGCGCTTCTCCAAATTTGGTAGGGGGTggtttatacttttctttacacCCGCATTTagtcatttatgttttttttacacGTGTTCTGATAGATTTTGTTCAGGAGCTGTACACTATTTAAATCAAAAGTTGTTCTATGTTATTTCCTATGCACAGAAGCAGACACAAGATGGTAAGTGTTTCAATAGAATTATGGAAATAAATATAtcgaacatgaaaagaaagtttTATTTACCTTCTAATCTGGCAGAAATCCATTGGTGTCCTGTTGGTACTTTGTAGATCCAAGTTTGATGAGAGGGTGAAAGGCAGGGATGGTGCACTCCGAGGCAGGTGCACCTTGACCAGCGTATGTTCTACTGGGAATGCCATGCCCGAAAGTGTTCCTCAGAACACAGTCCAGGCTTGCCAGGGCATACAGGGCAGTATTTGCGTGACATCTtggtcttcttattcttgtagcACACTCTGCACCGTTTCTGTGGTCGGGCTTTCTTTTCAGTGGGAGGTATAGGAATCATTCCATGGCACGTATCACTCCCACTTGGTTCTTCAACCATAGCAGACTTCTTCTTTCTCAGGCTCaggtctttcttcctttccgaaCACAACTGCCGGTATCCAGGTGAGCACCGAGTGAGTTGTTGATGGACCACCAGCTTGATAAACTCTCCATACTCCATCCAGTGTCTTTGCTGATGAAGATTACAGTAGATGGTCCGAGCATTGAGCAACATTCTTGAGATCATATGGAGTCCTAGCTTCTTGAACCATGTATATGATTTTCGTGTTGGATCAGGTGGCTCCAACAGCTGATCAACCAAATCCACTACCCCATCTGCTCATTATATCTCTGAATTGGTGATGGTTTCTTGATGAACTCCTGCTTTCCTCCCTTCAGGACACGAGTCCTCTCTACAAACCCTGCTTCATACTTTGTTGTGATGACGTGCACATACTTGGTATCTCTGAATTTTACTTGGAGAATTTCATCTTTCCTGGAAAACAGTGCTTGACCTCTGCTTAGAGACTCATTTTTCATAATAGGTGGGACTCCTCTGTTTGGGCGTATAGTTCCTGTGGTTAGTGTGCCCCTCTCCAGCAAAAACTCAGCAAGGTGAAGTGAAGAGTACCAGTTGTCGAGTACTACATGACGTCCTTTATTCAGAAGGTCCAGCATCAAATATACTGGCACTCTTTCAGACTTAGACAAGGCTGATAACTCTGGATTATCCAGCATCTCATCATAGAGACGATGGCTGTACAAACTAAAGTTCCAGGTATAACCTCTGGCCTTGGGGGAGCTGGGGCAGAGGGAGAAAAGCTTGAGGCCAAACcgcttccttttcgtttttataTACTGGCGAAAGCGAAGCCGCCCTTTGTAGAGAATAAGACTCTCATCAACAGCAAAATTCTCCCCAGCGGAGAAGTACTTGGTGGTTTTCTCCCTCAGCATGTTGAAGAATGATGAAAGTCTGGTCATTGGGTCTTCTTTCTTGCTGTCATCAGGATGTGAGTAACGAATGAACCGTTGGATCTGAGAAAACCTATTCCTACTCATTACAGCAGCTGTGAACACAGGGGGGCCCTGGCAGAGCACAGAGAGACTCCAATAGTCTGCTATCTTTGGCAACTTGTTGACTCCCATCAGTAGCTGCAGACATAAGAAGACATTCATCTCATCCTTTGTGACATCAAGCCACTTTTTTCGCATAAACTTGTTGGGATTTATTGTTGGGTTGTCCCTGAAGAACTTGGTTGCACGGACATTCGTCCACAAACACAGCGACTGTATCACCTCGTCTGACATGAATAGCTCGAAGCAGTCCAAAGCACTCATGTCATTCCTTGGTACATCAGGATGAACGCCAGAAAAGTCCTCAGTTAGGACAGGAACAGTGCCAGGACGCTGATCAGCAAAGGGATCAGCCATGAGAGTGAAGGCGTGCAGGGGAGCCGGCAGTGCTGGGCTGCGTGGCCTGTCTGCATCGTCAACACTTCCATCACTCTCTTCCTCGTAACTACTAGCCTCACTGTCATTCtctggcaaatattcctcatCTGAGTCACTTATGAAGCCTTCTGATTGAGTTTCATTATCGTCTGATCCTTGTAACTCCTCTAAATGAGCCAGGTCACCCTCTGAATCACTCTCAAACGATAATGAGGACGCCATCACAGGTCGCTGGTCAGTCACACACTGGCCGCCACTCCCCCCCCAGGCCCCACATTCCACAATCCCCTCCAGTGTACCCAACGTCCTTGAAAACACGAGGAGCCAATTAGTCATTTTGTCACTgggtcataaaaaaaacatacaaaccgAATAGATAAAGTCCTTTTGGAGCGATGGCATACGCATGTACTTCAACGGTACAGTAGCCCAACTTTTATATGAAGTACTATGGTACGCCATCGGTACCATACCTggaaaaatcaaccttcaggccgTTTCACGTGATATACAGTTTAattatccttcatttaaatgcacatgtatatgtacatgtctacatctatatatttatatgcATATGCATATGTGTACATGACCTTGTTCATAGTTTTGCCCCTAAAACCGCTTCCCACCTCTTACTTAAATCCGCCAAAGGTGGAAAACACTGTACtatctcatttgtatgtatgatttactGTCTAAATCTTCATAGCACAGTATGCTACGACTATTGCAAGTCTTTTAAGGTCACATATGTGGTATGCAGCCTCGAAACATGGTCATAAGACAGAATAAGGAGTGAACTCGAGTGTTCCCATGTATTTGAAGGGGCAATCGGCAATGTTTTAGGTGTAAGGGGGCTAGGGGTAGCAGCGGACCAATAGCacgctggcttcacttttgtgatATCATGCTGCTTCCTTGTAATATAACCAGACTTTGATATAACCTCCTTGGTAGTGGTGGGCAGGAACCGCTAAATCATGTATTCAAGGAACCGGTTCCTTGGACGGACAATAACTTGGGTAGTTGACGCGTTCCATAGACGTTCCACTTCCTACTGGTACACTGGGCGGAATTGGTAGAGTGGGGCTGTGGTGAATATCAGTCTCAGATGAATACCAGACGCGATGGTGATTTCGAGGGCTGGTATTCATCAGCCCGCGGAACCGGTTCCGGAATCGTTTCCTTAAAGGAATCGGCAGAGCTTTGCTGGTGAATACTAAATAGTATTCATTATGTCACGTCAGTTTATTTTGCATCGatattttatctcttattcatttattcgcttatttctttattatcaaagttatgattatttattttctcacttcacCTACCCAATGAAAAAAACACTAGATGGCAGGACCGAGGTTAGCTCAAAAGGAAGTGACAGAAATACATGAATTCTATTCCGTTTGTCGTGTGGTTCGTTTCTCTAGTTCGTATATAATATTAAGATAACCACAGGCTCAACAATCTCCCTTCTGTTCACCTTTCAGGTCTACCCGAATTTTGTGTATGTAAAATTATTTCTATTAAGGGGTATTTAAAAGGTTTACACTTTACAGATATCTGTGTTAGGTCTACACTGATAGAAATAATCATAATATGATAATTGTTCTACTCGAATTTCGTGCATGTAAAATTATTTCCATTAGAGTTTTCCATTAGGTTTACACTTTACAGATTTCTGTGCTAGGCCTACAATGATAGATCATTGTTAGACTCTAAGACTCGCCAATCATCATTCCCGTAATGGCATCAAAACGAATTTATCTCAGCGGAgcagagaaacgaaagaaaaagaaatctgacaaagaaaaatggtcaaaagaaaaaggtaattcATTATCGTTTATTTAATAATTTAAAGAAACATATTAAAGTTtgcttttattatgttttctgAATGGTGAGTATTATTTTAGACTAAAGCCTAATCATCTAAGGAAATTTGTAATTTTGCAGGATCAATTCTAAAATATATTGGAGCTCCAGACACCAAGCCAGAGGAATATTCTGAACTTCCTGAACAGGATGTTCCAGGGCCATCACATTCATCAGGATCTGTCTAGGAAGCTGTACTGCCACCAAGACCATCACATTCCCCAGAACCACAGAAGGCATCATCTACTTCTGTTCAGCCTCCCATTTATTCTACTAAAGCACTAGATCCTGCTAACTGGCCACCCATTCTGTCTGATGCATTTAGAACGGATGCAGTAGGTAGAGGGCCATTTCAGATTAGTTCTGATTTCACATTTccaaaaaaagaagacggaagaagttttcatcatcattatttttgtagaACATTGGTTaatggagaaaagatgaagcgGACTTGGCTTATCTactcaaaaacaaaaaatgctcTCTATTGCGTTTGTTGTAAATTATTTTTAACCAAGGAACAAACATTAGTGACAGAAGGACTGACAGACTGGAAAAACGTAGGCACACTTTTGAAAAGTCATGAAAGCAGTCCAGCACACATAGCACACATGGCAACCTGGAAAGATTTACAACTCCGTTTGCAAACTGGAAAGACAATAGACCAAGCTGAAAGAACACTATTGGAAGCTGAAAAGAGGCACTGGAGAGATGTCCTGACTCGCTTAATCGCCATTATCCAATCCTTAGCCGAGAGAAATcttttagcgacttttcaaggtggatctggtgacgtacaatattttcatttggcaactgcccactaccaccaccaccaccaccactagctgaGACAGGCGACTGGCGACCACTTTATCACCAGACAGGAGACCTACGAACACGGTCACCGCTACACCTACCCCACCTGCTCCACAAGCTCCACATGCTCAGTGAatgggtgagtctattaatagagtggaagGCAGGAacgtgatgggacagtgatgggacggtaatgggggcGAACAATTGACTAGAAAGGTGTATAATATTGTAatgaaggggtgacgtgacgtgtgggattGAGTGGATAGTGAAAGGTAGTGAATGAATGGTGCCCTAatgtcattagtgatgggacagTGAGGAGATGGACAGGATGTACCGGGAAGGTGTGTCGAGCACtgaaggagtcacatgtggacaATTAGTTGGTGGAGGGTagttaaggtagttaattaggcgtatagtagttataatgcgtggggAGGGTGATTATGTACTGTAGGTGTTATGACACGTCCACATGGTCGAGCTGTGCCTGGCagtctgtgtgtaattcactgtttgatctgctgcagtctctgacgagacagccagacgttaccctacggaacgagctcagagctcattatttccgatcttcggataggcctgagaccaggcacacaccacacaccgggacaacaaggtcacaactcctcgatttacatcccgtacctactcactgctaggtgaacaggggttacacgtcaaaggagacacacccaaatatctccacccggtcggggaatcgaaccccggtcctctggcttgtgaagccagcgctctaaccattgagctaccgggccgtgtgtgtgtgtgtgtgtgtgtgcgtgtgtgtgtgcgccattACCCAGCAAAGTGTGCAGTCTACTCGCGAAGGTGTCCACACTTAACGATGGTGGTTGAAGGTTATTTGGCCGTAAGCAGAGGTCGTGAGTGAGTGACCtacggccatattcagaaacgccttgccttTTCACAACgataatttttcaagtcccctttagacaactagctgggttttcaagacagtttctccgtATGATCAAttaaaaatcttgctaatccatcatcaataccataaaaatacccttaaaaacatgagtatcttcaattagagcttctggaaacagtcgtggtgagagtgcaaagcgTTTCTATTGGTGCGGTACAATAACCATGGTGCGCACCACACTGTGAAAGAAGGTATAAGTACTTTATAGCATTATAATAGCCTACATAAACAAGAAGCACAAGAGATGACGGAGAAGTGTACTGCTGGAAGATATTATATTGAACTCTGCTTCATATAGTGCATAAATCACCAGAACAAGATGGAAACAGTCTTTGTAACAGTTAGACGTCGTCACCTGACAGGCTGACACTAGTCTGACCAGCCATAATTTACGGCCATGGGGGGcaagcgtctctgtacagtgttgccacgttttcacttctctctctctctctctctctctctctctctctctctctctctctctctctctctctctctctctctgcttacctttgatttttagtaagtcatttataattgtatatatatatatatatatatatatatatatatatatatatatatatatatatatatatatatatatatatatatatatatatatatatatatatatatatatatatatatatatatatatatatatatatatatatatatatatatatatatatatatatatatatatatatatatatatatatatatatatatatatatatatatatatattaaatttgACAATTTTTCCACACTACCCATGAGGTATTTGTCTTGTGCGTTTTTTTTAAAGAGGTGTCCCCAGTAGTCCTTATTCCTCTGTATATCATAAAAGAGTTATGACGACTCATCAGATGAGAGATTGATTGTGAACGAGTCGAGATAATGGTCAATCACCATATCTCTCTGTTCATCATTCACTTGTAATCCCTCAGAGTGTCTCACAGCATTTTTCCCGTTGTCTGCCGTGATGCTGTTGAGACTCTCCTGGACGAGTGGCTTCAGGTCTGCAATCTTAAAGGTGTTTCTCTTTGCCACATACCCTTTAACCTGTGCCCAAATCAGTTCTATTGGGTTATGGTTGCAGTGGTATGGGGGTAAGCGTACAACCTTATGCCCATGTTCTGAGGCAGTCTTTTATCAATGACATATTGTGTGTCAGCGGCTGGAGTGTGGCGAGTGACAAGATGCAGGAGTTGAGTCTTAAGTAGACCGTCTGGCACTGCAACACCCTTCTTCTCCAGCCATTCTTGAATATCTGCTTTCTTGTTTGCAGTAGTTGGTGGCTTATCCACTTTCGTTGAGTGATAGGATGCATTATCCATCACTATGACTGAAGAGGATGGAATGTTGGGCAGTAGTTGGGACTTAAACCACTTCTCAAAGGTGTCCGCATTCATTTGCTCATGGTAATCACCAACATTCTTTGCTTGGAAAACGAGGGTTGCTCTAGGGACAAATCCATATCTCGTTCCTGCGTGCAGCAAAATCAAGCGGGAACCCATCCCCGTGGGCACCCTCACTCCCGTGGCCTTCTCTGCCGTGCTGTCTGCCCAGCATTTGGGCATTGAGTAATTTTGGTTAATCCAGGTTTCATCTAAGTAGACGATGCTTTTCCCTGAACTTCTGTGTTTCTTAATTTCGTGCAAGAAAATCAACCTTGCATGTGTGACATCATCTTTTTCCATTAAGAATCTTCGTCCATCAACCTTTCCATATCGAAAGCCGattctcttcagtactgttCTTAATATTTCACGGCTGCCACGATACGAGAGATCGGATTTAACAGCTGCATAAATCTTGTCCAGGGTGGgaatttcctttctctcgtaAAAACCGAGTACTGTCCTTCGCAAGACTCCTTCATTGAAGTTATCAAAGAAATCAGAGACCGGTGTTGCACGTGTCCTCTTCTTGGGTGAGTAAAACTGGGGACattgattttcttcattttttcttgctactttcgattttttttctactgtgcACTCGCTAAGCTTCGTTGCTGCAGCAGTGCGAGACACAACCTTTGACAGGCCATGGAGAACAGctcccttatccttctcctcttgaaaATATTGCCTTACATGGAAGACCATTTCTTTAGCCTGGCTGTGTAAATGTGAGGAATGGGTTGAATGGGCTGCCATACTGTCTGTGCAAAGAACAATAAGGAAGTGAGTGGCAagaggtcagtcacgtcgccaccagcaatgtgtcaaggccaccagctgggtgtggaagagttgccgctcgcaatgtttttttttttttttcacttaggtattgacatatacctactattttgtaaaaatag containing:
- the LOC123499972 gene encoding piggyBac transposable element-derived protein 4-like, yielding MASSLSFESDSEGDLAHLEELQGSDDNETQSEGFISDSDEEYLPENDSEASSYEEESDGSVDDADRPRSPALPAPLHAFTLMADPFADQRPGTVPVLTEDFSGVHPDVPRNDMSALDCFELFMSDEVIQSLCLWTNVRATKFFRDNPTINPNKFMRKKWLDVTKDEMNVFLCLQLLMGVNKLPKIADYWSLSVLCQGPPVFTAAVMSRNRFSQIQRFIRYSHPDDSKKEDPMTRLSSFFNMLREKTTKYFSAGENFAVDESLILYKGRLRFRQYIKTKRKRFGLKLFSLCPSSPKARGYTWNFSLYSHRLYDEMLDNPELSALSKSERVPVYLMLDLLNKGRHVVLDNWYSSLHLAEFLLERGTLTTGTIRPNRGVPPIMKNESLSRGQALFSRKDEILQVKFRDTKYVHVITTKYEAGFVERTRVLKGGKQEFIKKPSPIQRYNEQMG